One window from the genome of Acuticoccus sp. I52.16.1 encodes:
- a CDS encoding aromatic ring-hydroxylating dioxygenase subunit alpha, with amino-acid sequence MLDLARIGGLLGECKPGHTLPQALYNSPDIHEFDRKAVFGSTWLLAAFSCEIPAARNYLALTLAGSPIVLTRGTDGVLRGFHNACRHRGAQVCADGPGRRARLTCPYHQWVYDLDGTLVHARNMQPGFDAASHGLNPIHLREVAGVVFVCLAAEAPAFARFEAELAPMLAPHDLENAKVAHTSTLVEKGNWKLVMENARECYHCATGHPELCLTFPIEDLGETMASAGNAHYGAFAAKMGDYGLGLGPYFGPWWQIERFPLKEGSQSLTIDGALAVAKLMVDTPADIGSLRWAIEPHVFCHSTADQTVMFSAMPTGPNETVVTCKWLVHKDAVEGVDYDVDRLIHLWTVTNLQDRDLVEMNQRGVNSIGYTPGPYNERDEAYVKRFTEWYLDTACRYVAARAGFEPLPERMVRNDLDQLVPLALRDAANDAYSTYSGAGHL; translated from the coding sequence ACCTGGCTCCTCGCCGCCTTTTCCTGCGAGATCCCCGCCGCGCGCAACTATCTGGCGCTGACCCTGGCCGGCTCGCCGATCGTCCTGACGCGCGGGACCGACGGCGTGCTGCGCGGCTTCCACAATGCCTGTCGCCACCGCGGCGCGCAGGTCTGTGCCGACGGTCCGGGCCGGCGCGCCCGCCTCACCTGCCCCTATCATCAGTGGGTCTACGACCTCGACGGAACGCTCGTCCACGCTCGCAACATGCAGCCCGGGTTCGACGCCGCCTCGCACGGCCTCAACCCCATCCACTTGCGCGAAGTGGCCGGGGTGGTCTTCGTCTGCCTCGCGGCCGAGGCGCCGGCCTTCGCCCGCTTCGAGGCCGAGCTCGCCCCCATGCTGGCGCCGCACGATCTGGAGAACGCCAAAGTCGCCCATACCTCGACCTTGGTCGAGAAAGGCAACTGGAAGCTCGTCATGGAGAACGCGCGCGAGTGCTACCACTGCGCGACCGGTCATCCGGAACTGTGCCTCACCTTCCCGATCGAGGACCTCGGCGAGACGATGGCGAGCGCCGGCAACGCGCACTACGGCGCCTTCGCGGCGAAGATGGGCGACTACGGCCTCGGCCTCGGCCCCTATTTCGGTCCCTGGTGGCAGATCGAGCGGTTTCCGCTGAAGGAGGGCAGCCAGTCCCTCACCATCGACGGCGCGCTCGCAGTGGCGAAGCTGATGGTCGACACCCCGGCCGACATCGGCTCCCTGCGCTGGGCGATCGAGCCGCACGTCTTCTGCCACTCCACCGCCGATCAGACGGTGATGTTCTCGGCGATGCCCACCGGTCCGAACGAGACGGTGGTGACCTGCAAGTGGCTCGTCCACAAGGACGCGGTCGAGGGGGTCGACTACGACGTCGACCGGCTGATCCACCTGTGGACCGTCACCAACTTGCAGGACCGCGACCTCGTCGAGATGAACCAGCGCGGCGTCAACTCGATCGGCTACACCCCCGGCCCCTACAACGAGCGGGACGAGGCGTACGTGAAGCGCTTCACCGAGTGGTACCTCGATACCGCGTGCCGCTACGTCGCCGCCCGCGCCGGGTTCGAGCCGCTGCCCGAACGCATGGTCCGCAACGACCTCGACCAGCTGGTCCCGCTGGCGCTGCGGGACGCGGCCAACGACGCCTATTCCACCTACTCCGGCGCCGGCCACCTATGA
- a CDS encoding PLP-dependent transferase has protein sequence MSDVPERLAGPHHPETIAIGHGYDAAAAYGAVKPPIVLTSTFTYPTAAAAKEAHRTFFQSTHPDEAEFIYARLDHPNLRMVQERFAALDGAEACAAFASGMAAISAVLLATVRPGDTVVHTAPLYGGTLGLLNGLLADLGVRAFAITDALAPAAIAEAMARATAAGRLALVMVESPANPTAGLTDIRAVVAAAKALGRSSHRPLVVVDNTFLGPFAQRPLEEGADLAITSLTKYAGGHSDVLGGAVTGSAAALLPVRKLRTSLGTHLDPFSAWLTLRSLETLPLRAERAARNAAAVAAFLNDHAKVTAVSYLGFLAEGTAARAVYDRQCRGAGSTFSFRIDGGEREAFAMLDRLRVIRMAVSLGGTETLICHSATTTHYSVAPEVRAAVGVDDASLRISIGLEHPDDLIADLDQALGAIRPLART, from the coding sequence ATGAGCGACGTGCCGGAGCGGCTCGCCGGGCCGCACCATCCCGAGACGATCGCCATCGGCCACGGCTACGACGCGGCCGCCGCCTACGGCGCGGTCAAGCCGCCCATCGTGCTGACGTCGACCTTCACCTACCCGACCGCGGCCGCCGCCAAGGAGGCGCACCGCACCTTCTTCCAGAGCACGCACCCGGACGAGGCGGAATTCATCTACGCCCGGCTCGACCATCCCAACCTGCGCATGGTGCAGGAGCGGTTCGCCGCGCTCGACGGCGCGGAGGCGTGCGCCGCGTTCGCCTCGGGCATGGCGGCGATCTCGGCCGTGCTGCTCGCCACCGTGCGACCGGGAGACACCGTCGTCCACACCGCGCCGCTTTATGGCGGCACGCTGGGCCTCCTGAACGGGCTGCTCGCGGACCTCGGCGTGCGCGCGTTCGCGATCACCGACGCACTCGCCCCCGCCGCCATCGCCGAGGCGATGGCCCGCGCCACCGCCGCCGGCCGCCTCGCGCTGGTGATGGTGGAATCGCCCGCCAACCCCACTGCCGGGCTGACCGATATCCGCGCCGTGGTCGCCGCCGCCAAGGCGCTCGGGCGCAGCAGCCATCGCCCGCTGGTGGTGGTGGACAACACCTTCCTCGGCCCCTTCGCCCAGCGCCCGCTCGAAGAGGGCGCCGACCTCGCCATCACCTCGCTCACCAAGTATGCCGGCGGCCATTCGGACGTCCTGGGCGGGGCCGTCACCGGGTCGGCCGCGGCGCTGCTGCCGGTGCGCAAGCTGCGCACCTCGCTCGGCACGCACCTCGACCCGTTCTCGGCCTGGCTCACCCTGCGCTCGCTGGAGACGCTGCCGCTCCGGGCCGAGCGCGCGGCCAGGAACGCCGCCGCCGTCGCCGCCTTCCTGAACGATCACGCCAAGGTCACCGCGGTCAGCTATCTCGGCTTCCTCGCCGAGGGGACGGCCGCGCGCGCCGTCTACGACCGGCAGTGCCGCGGCGCGGGGTCGACCTTCTCGTTCCGCATCGACGGCGGCGAGCGGGAGGCGTTCGCGATGCTGGACCGGCTGCGCGTCATCCGGATGGCCGTCAGCCTCGGCGGCACGGAAACGCTGATCTGCCACTCGGCGACCACCACCCACTATTCCGTCGCCCCGGAGGTGCGGGCCGCCGTCGGCGTCGACGACGCGTCGCTGCGCATCTCCATCGGGCTCGAACATCCGGACGACCTCATTGCCGACCTCGACCAGGCGCTCGGCGCCATCCGACCTCTCGCGCGGACCTGA
- a CDS encoding FAD-dependent oxidoreductase → MTLTLPFPDRASVTGKLTPPAERAEIVVVGAGAAGCAAAIEAARAGASVMLIDENPVAPGLIGMDVPLQYGGRAGAAVQNPERLVEQILATSPALAEAFEAGVDVRLSTSVWGAWANGSGICGFPGPVVGVADETRSWLVGFGRLIVATGARDLNFTFAGSDQPGVMGAQAFHALVARYDAFEGKRIVILGSGALAAQTAALAAAHGITVAAIVEARATVQSPALEETAAQLLVGHVPLTAHAGVEGVAGLTVCDIADPSLREEIACDTIVIAVGAVPVIELFDVLGAARIMDPVRGGHIPALGDHGGTSLPSVWAAGDCAGLGGDPEAEGVAAARAALASLARTAEPAATTLKPAGADALAYQLDWARALLDTGGREVMACLCEEVTRGELLDVQPPRYLGWRSNQMAQRDLKTLAADGPVDQDQIKRLTRACMGPCQARRCREQVALTMAIGTGAPPETVPLAGYRAPVRPLPLAVLADHDEPAEASRDWNVWFGIITQWIGYEDIGTDAEKEQMNAGMPY, encoded by the coding sequence ATGACCTTGACGCTCCCCTTCCCCGACCGCGCGTCCGTCACCGGCAAGCTGACCCCGCCGGCCGAACGCGCCGAGATCGTCGTCGTCGGCGCCGGCGCGGCCGGCTGCGCCGCGGCGATCGAGGCGGCCCGCGCCGGCGCCTCGGTGATGCTGATCGACGAGAACCCGGTCGCGCCCGGCCTCATCGGCATGGACGTGCCGCTGCAGTACGGCGGCCGCGCCGGAGCCGCCGTGCAGAACCCGGAGCGCCTCGTCGAGCAGATCCTCGCCACCTCGCCCGCGCTCGCCGAAGCGTTCGAGGCCGGCGTCGACGTGCGGCTCTCCACCTCCGTCTGGGGCGCGTGGGCCAACGGGTCCGGCATCTGCGGCTTCCCCGGCCCGGTGGTCGGCGTGGCGGACGAGACGAGGAGCTGGCTCGTCGGCTTCGGCCGGCTGATCGTCGCCACCGGCGCGCGCGACCTCAACTTCACCTTCGCCGGCTCGGACCAGCCGGGCGTGATGGGCGCGCAGGCCTTCCACGCCCTCGTCGCCCGCTACGACGCGTTCGAGGGTAAGCGCATCGTCATCCTCGGTAGCGGCGCCCTGGCGGCGCAGACGGCCGCCCTCGCCGCAGCACACGGCATCACGGTCGCCGCCATCGTCGAGGCGCGCGCCACCGTCCAGTCGCCGGCGCTGGAAGAGACCGCCGCGCAGCTCCTGGTGGGCCACGTCCCCCTCACCGCCCACGCCGGGGTCGAGGGCGTCGCCGGGCTGACGGTGTGCGACATCGCCGACCCGTCGCTGCGCGAGGAGATCGCCTGCGACACCATCGTCATCGCCGTTGGCGCAGTGCCGGTGATCGAGCTCTTCGACGTCCTGGGCGCGGCGCGGATCATGGACCCGGTGCGCGGCGGGCACATCCCGGCGCTCGGCGACCACGGCGGCACCTCGCTCCCCTCGGTCTGGGCGGCGGGCGACTGTGCGGGCCTCGGCGGCGATCCGGAAGCGGAGGGCGTCGCCGCCGCCCGCGCCGCGCTCGCCTCGCTGGCGCGCACCGCCGAGCCGGCCGCCACCACCCTCAAGCCCGCCGGCGCCGACGCCCTCGCCTACCAGCTCGACTGGGCGCGCGCGCTACTCGACACCGGCGGGCGCGAGGTGATGGCGTGCCTGTGCGAAGAGGTGACGCGCGGCGAACTCCTCGACGTGCAGCCGCCGCGCTATCTGGGCTGGCGCTCCAACCAGATGGCGCAGCGCGACCTGAAGACCCTCGCCGCGGACGGCCCGGTCGACCAGGACCAGATCAAGCGGCTGACGCGGGCCTGCATGGGCCCCTGCCAGGCCCGCCGCTGCCGCGAGCAAGTGGCGCTGACGATGGCGATCGGCACCGGCGCGCCGCCCGAGACGGTGCCGCTCGCCGGCTACCGCGCACCGGTCCGCCCGCTTCCGCTGGCGGTGCTGGCCGACCATGACGAGCCCGCCGAGGCGAGCCGCGACTGGAACGTGTGGTTCGGCATCATCACGCAGTGGATCGGCTACGAGGACATCGGCACCGACGCCGAAAAAGAGCAGATGAACGCCGGGATGCCCTACTAA